A single Paraburkholderia sp. FT54 DNA region contains:
- a CDS encoding TraB/GumN family protein, with amino-acid sequence MYLQLTGTHVRLLGSMHLFPATSRRTPPWIAEAYDWAEALVFESDPPTILPFLKADQQGGAEQLQPLLSADAWRQLHAAWPVEGPLAPLANLRPWAALIVAPTLFQQVVEGVEPRMLRSAITQAKPYRYLETAQEVAAALESIPLDAVGAALGLLMADLDEPQRTLERMHAAWLDGNLLALHRIAIESPMFNLPGIRHAILDARNRAWAARLAELLTRPERTLVVVGALHLCGPGNLVDCLARPVEPVFANL; translated from the coding sequence ATGTACCTACAACTCACCGGCACTCACGTTCGCCTGCTCGGCTCGATGCATCTCTTTCCGGCGACGAGCCGCCGAACGCCGCCGTGGATCGCCGAAGCGTATGACTGGGCAGAAGCGCTCGTCTTCGAGTCCGATCCGCCGACTATCCTGCCGTTTCTGAAGGCCGACCAGCAAGGCGGCGCGGAGCAACTGCAGCCCTTGCTATCCGCCGACGCATGGCGGCAACTTCACGCGGCATGGCCCGTTGAAGGACCACTGGCGCCGCTTGCCAATCTGCGTCCGTGGGCCGCGCTGATCGTCGCGCCGACGCTGTTCCAGCAGGTCGTCGAAGGTGTCGAGCCGCGCATGCTGCGCTCGGCGATCACGCAGGCTAAACCCTATCGGTATCTCGAGACCGCGCAGGAGGTGGCGGCGGCGCTCGAATCGATTCCGCTCGATGCCGTCGGCGCGGCGCTCGGCCTGCTGATGGCCGATCTCGACGAACCGCAGCGCACGCTCGAGCGTATGCATGCGGCCTGGCTCGATGGCAATCTGCTCGCCTTGCACCGGATCGCCATCGAATCGCCGATGTTCAACCTGCCGGGCATCCGGCATGCAATTCTCGACGCGCGCAATCGCGCATGGGCGGCGCGCCTGGCGGAGTTGCTCACGCGGCCGGAGCGCACGTTGGTGGTCGTCGGCGCGCTGCATCTGTGCGGCCCCGGCAACCTGGTCGACTGTCTCGCGCGGCCGGTCGAGCCGGTCTTTGCCAACCTGTAG
- a CDS encoding sensor domain-containing diguanylate cyclase, with amino-acid sequence MHVPPTPSNESARLDTLRALHILDTLPEERFDRLTRLAKRLFSVPIALVSLVDADRQWFKSCVGMEASETSRDVSFCAHAILGDEILMVPDTLADERFHDNPLVTDNPSIRFYAGCPLTVPDGSKLGTLCLIDTKPRGLDEEERELLSDLARMAEQELAAVQLATLDDLTLLSNRRGFEALAQHALNVCKRMHKPASLLFFDLNDFKQINDTLGHAEGDRALKTFADVLRAALRESDVIGRLGGDEFVVLLTDSDSGATREVTQRLTQLLDTRNAEARRGYDIRYSVGQIQYDPARHESVAELLAAADAAMYSHKQASKARRASQLSAARR; translated from the coding sequence ATGCATGTGCCACCGACGCCCAGTAACGAAAGCGCCCGTCTCGACACCCTGCGTGCGCTGCATATTCTCGATACATTGCCGGAAGAGCGCTTCGACCGCCTGACCCGGCTCGCGAAGCGACTCTTCAGTGTGCCCATCGCGCTCGTGAGCCTGGTCGATGCGGACCGTCAATGGTTCAAGTCGTGTGTCGGCATGGAGGCGAGCGAGACCTCGCGCGATGTGTCGTTCTGCGCGCACGCGATTCTCGGCGACGAAATCCTGATGGTGCCCGACACCCTCGCGGACGAGCGGTTTCACGACAACCCGCTCGTCACGGACAACCCGAGTATCCGTTTCTACGCCGGCTGTCCGCTGACGGTGCCCGACGGCAGCAAGCTCGGCACACTCTGTCTGATCGACACCAAGCCGCGTGGCCTCGACGAAGAAGAGCGCGAATTGCTGAGCGATCTGGCGCGCATGGCCGAGCAGGAATTGGCGGCCGTGCAGTTGGCCACGCTCGACGACCTGACGCTTCTGTCTAACCGGCGCGGTTTCGAGGCCCTCGCGCAACATGCGCTGAACGTTTGCAAGCGCATGCACAAGCCGGCGTCGCTGCTGTTTTTCGACCTGAACGATTTCAAGCAGATCAACGACACGCTCGGCCACGCCGAAGGCGATCGCGCGCTAAAGACCTTTGCCGACGTCTTGCGCGCCGCACTGCGCGAAAGCGATGTGATCGGGCGGCTCGGCGGCGACGAGTTCGTCGTGCTGCTCACCGATTCGGACAGCGGCGCCACGCGGGAAGTGACGCAGCGTCTCACGCAGTTGCTCGACACGCGCAATGCCGAAGCGCGGCGCGGCTATGACATCCGCTATAGCGTCGGGCAGATTCAATACGATCCTGCCCGCCACGAATCGGTTGCCGAATTGCTGGCGGCCGCCGACGCCGCGATGTACAGCCACAAACAGGCGTCGAAGGCGCGCCGCGCGTCGCAACTGAGCGCGGCACGGCGGTGA
- a CDS encoding GNAT family N-acetyltransferase — protein MTEPQQTAATRLAQLEWRWKSFDELTGLEVYTMLGARSAVFVIEQNCLYGDIDGLDKDAWHLLVYGPGEKRPALAGYLRVLLPDADDTDIRIGRVLTTADFRGIGLGNAMLERSLTHIRAQWPGTPIRLHAQAHLQGFYGAFGFAPVSEIHEEDGIPHVWMRSA, from the coding sequence ATGACTGAACCGCAGCAAACCGCCGCCACGCGGCTGGCGCAACTCGAATGGCGCTGGAAATCCTTCGACGAGCTCACGGGCCTCGAGGTCTATACGATGCTGGGCGCGCGTAGCGCGGTGTTCGTCATCGAGCAGAACTGCTTGTACGGCGATATCGACGGACTCGATAAGGATGCATGGCATCTGCTGGTCTATGGCCCTGGCGAAAAACGGCCGGCGCTCGCGGGTTATCTGCGCGTGCTGCTGCCCGATGCGGACGACACGGATATCCGCATTGGGCGTGTGCTCACGACCGCGGATTTCCGTGGCATCGGTCTGGGCAATGCGATGCTCGAACGGTCCCTGACGCACATTCGCGCGCAGTGGCCAGGCACGCCGATCCGCTTGCACGCGCAGGCGCATTTGCAAGGCTTCTATGGTGCGTTTGGCTTCGCGCCTGTTTCGGAGATTCACGAGGAAGACGGCATCCCGCATGTGTGGATGCGTTCAGCCTGA
- a CDS encoding cytochrome c oxidase assembly protein: MNLLYWLDPWEFSPTVVIALLVPAILFVRGARKAKVSVARRISFWFGLVALYVALHTRLDYFFEHEFFMHRAQHLVLHHLGPFFIALSYPGAALRAGIPFGWRQRFVRPALETPVVRMLLDVVMHPVVAVTLFVGLIYFWLMSPIHFVAMLDWRLYRVMNWSMVIDGLLFWWLVLDPRPAPPARLSPGKRVLVVIAAIPPQIMLGAFIFFTPHELYPIYSICGRAFTWLSPMRDQQIGGLLLWIPGSMMSVIGALLALRHWMRLSARGRLRGERRATAKQALAPTASAPTGGSR, from the coding sequence ATGAACCTGCTCTACTGGCTCGATCCGTGGGAGTTTTCGCCGACCGTCGTGATCGCGCTGCTGGTGCCCGCGATCCTGTTCGTGCGCGGCGCGCGTAAAGCGAAGGTGTCGGTCGCGCGGCGTATCTCCTTCTGGTTCGGGCTGGTGGCGTTGTATGTCGCGTTGCATACGCGGCTCGACTATTTCTTCGAGCATGAGTTCTTCATGCATCGCGCGCAGCATCTGGTGCTGCATCACCTCGGGCCGTTCTTCATCGCGCTGTCGTATCCGGGCGCCGCGTTGCGCGCGGGGATTCCGTTCGGCTGGCGGCAGCGTTTCGTGCGGCCCGCACTGGAAACGCCGGTGGTGCGCATGCTGCTCGACGTGGTGATGCATCCCGTGGTCGCCGTCACGTTGTTCGTCGGGTTGATCTACTTCTGGCTGATGTCGCCGATTCATTTCGTGGCGATGCTCGACTGGCGGCTGTATCGCGTGATGAACTGGAGCATGGTGATCGACGGCCTGCTGTTCTGGTGGCTCGTGCTCGATCCGCGTCCCGCGCCGCCCGCGCGTCTGTCGCCGGGCAAGCGCGTGCTGGTGGTGATCGCCGCGATTCCGCCGCAGATCATGCTCGGCGCGTTCATTTTCTTCACGCCGCACGAGTTGTATCCGATCTACTCGATCTGCGGCCGCGCATTCACGTGGTTGAGTCCGATGCGCGATCAGCAGATCGGCGGGCTGTTGCTGTGGATTCCGGGTTCGATGATGAGCGTGATCGGCGCCTTGCTCGCCTTGCGTCACTGGATGCGGCTGTCGGCGCGCGGACGCCTGCGCGGCGAACGGCGTGCGACTGCGAAGCAGGCGTTGGCGCCCACTGCTTCAGCGCCGACGGGCGGTAGCCGCTGA